A DNA window from Drosophila virilis strain 15010-1051.87 chromosome 4, Dvir_AGI_RSII-ME, whole genome shotgun sequence contains the following coding sequences:
- the LOC138910854 gene encoding tabinhibitin 10 — translation MEFSMLYMKDAAKMRIRLVFVLAHIQFNLIGIYAHPFKLTLYRTKTPSYVMRGSMDSPVKPVDYCQKGLCPKGVRHICCNNEFWGDNCPKPREGVNMERYRTTILDHHNNLRNRMHMKMNHLPSAVKLRHLRWDEELSVVAMRVTNFCNNITASNCVNIPRFLNVAQSSDTNRFVADGQMPN, via the exons ATGGAATTCTCGATGCTGTATATGAAAGACGCTGCCAAGATGCGCATTCGACTGGTTTTTGTACTCGCGCACATTCAGTTCAATTTAATAGGCATATATGCCCATCCATTTAAATTGACCCTCTATAGGACCAAGACCCCCTCCTATGTGATGCGCGGATCAATGGACTCGCCAGTCAAGCCAGTGGACTATTGCCAAAAAGGACTCTGCCCGAAAGGAGTACGTCACATTTGCTGTAATAACGAGTTT TGGGGTGACAACTGTCCCAAGCCGCGCGAGGGCGTCAACATGGAAAGGTATCGGACTACCATACTGGACCATCATAATAATCTAAGGAATCGTATGCACATGAAAATGAATCATTTGCCATCAGCGGTAAAACTTCGCCACCTCCGTTGGGACGAAGAACTCTCCGTAGTGGCCATGCGGGTTACAAACTTTTGCAACAATATTACGGCCAGTAATTGTGTGAATATTCCACGTTTCTTGAACGTGGCTCAGAGCTCCGACACCAATCG ATTTGTTGCAGATGGGCAGATGCCAAATTAA